The Neodiprion fabricii isolate iyNeoFabr1 chromosome 4, iyNeoFabr1.1, whole genome shotgun sequence genome window below encodes:
- the LOC124181085 gene encoding succinate--CoA ligase [ADP-forming] subunit beta, mitochondrial-like, translating to MATMLSRTAAIVENFSRFNGSKILVGTIGLAKQPVRNLNVHEHISYTLLSEAGIPTPKFGVAKTPDEAAKFAADLNTKDIVLKAQVLAGGRGKGHFKGTNIGGVKMCETPQEAKELASKMLGKLLITKQTGEAGRICNAVMVTQRMFPRKEFYLAVMMERSFGGPVIIASSQGGVNIEEVAATNPEAITYEPIDIQKGITPDQAGRIATKMGLGNVKDYISKMIIDLYAMFQKKDALLLEVNPLAEDINGKYYALDCKCRFDDNAEFRQKDLFALRDWSQEDKREVEAAKFELNYIALDGNIGCMVNGAGLAMATMDIIKLHGGDPANFLDVGGGATASAVKEAFKIITSDPSVHALLVNIFGGIMRCDVIAEGIIAATKELSLKIPVVVRLQGTNVDEAKALIANAGLKIVPIDDLDEAARVAVKLSTIVKLAQSANLNVNFEIPPIS from the exons ATGGCTACGATGTTGTCCCGCACTGCTGCCATAGTGGAGAATTTTTCCCGTTTTAATGGGTCTAAG atCTTGGTGGGCACAATTGGATTGGCAAAGCAGCCAGTTCGAAACTTGAATGTTCATGAACACATCAGCTATACCTTACTCTCCGAGGCAGGGATTCCTACGCCAAAGTTTGGTGTGGCGAAAACCCCTGATGAAGCTGCCAAGTTTGCCGCTGATCTCAATACAAAAGACATAGTATTGAAGGCTCAAGTTCTTGCCGGTGGGCGAGGAAAGGGGCACTTCAAGGGCACGAATATTGGCGGCGTCAAAATGTGTGAAAC acCTCAGGAGGCTAAAGAACTAGCTTCAAAAATGCTGGGAAAATTGTTGATAACAAAGCAGACTGGGGAAGCTGGTAGGATATGCAATGCTGTTATGGTGACGCAACGGATGTTTCCACGCAAGGAGTTTTATCTTGCTGTTATGATGGAGCGATCATTTGGT GGCCCAGTAATAATTGCATCGAGCCAAGGAGGCGTGAATATCGAAGAGGTAGCTGCTACTAATCCTGAGGCAATAACGTATGAGCCAATCGACATCCAGAAAGGAATTACTCCGGATCAAGCTGGTCGTATTGCAACAAAGATGGGCCTTGGCAATGTTAAGGATTATATTTCTAAAATGATCATCGATCTATACGCTATGTTCCAGAAGAAGGATGCCTTACTTCTTGAAGTTAATCCTCTTGCTGAAGACATTAATGGAAAAT acTATGCTTTAGACTGTAAATGTAGATTTGACGACAATGCAGAATTTAGACAGAAGGATCTATTCGCTTTACGAGATTGGTCTCAAGAGGACAAAAGGGAAGTTGAAGCAGCAAAGTTCGAATTGAATTACATTGCTTTGGATGGTAATATTGGATGTATGGTCAACGGAGCTGGTTTAGCCATGGCTACTATGGATATAATTAAACTTCACGGAGGTGACCCTGCCAATTTCCTGGATGTTGGAGGTGGCGCTACTGCTTCTGCCGTTAAAGAAGCTTTCAAAATCATCACTTCTGATCCAAGT gTACATGCACTGCTGGTCAACATATTTGGTGGAATTATGAGGTGTGACGTGATTGCTGAAGGTATTATCGCAGCCACCAAGGAGCTCAGCCTCAAAATTCCCGTGGTTGTGAGACTTCAG GGAACCAATGTTGATGAGGCAAAAGCTCTTATTGCTAATGCAGGATTGAAAATCGTACCAATTGATGATCTGGATGAAGCAGCTCGTGTCGCTGTCAAACTGTCAACTATAGTGAAGTTGGCACAGTCTGCCAATCTTAATGTGAATTTCGAAATACCACCCATTTCATAA